Proteins encoded within one genomic window of Suricata suricatta isolate VVHF042 chromosome 17, meerkat_22Aug2017_6uvM2_HiC, whole genome shotgun sequence:
- the PPP1R1B gene encoding protein phosphatase 1 regulatory subunit 1B isoform X2, whose translation MLFRLSEHSSPEEEASPHQRGSGEGHHLKSKRPNPCAYTPPSLKAVQRIAESHLQSISNLSENQASEEDELGELRELGYPREEDEEDEEDEEDEEDEEEDSQAEILKGRRVPDGQKTCGQGLEGPWERPPPLDEPPRDGSSKDQVEDLALNEPGEEPQRPAHPEPGT comes from the exons ATGCTGTTCCGGCTCTCAGAGCACTCCTCGCCAG AGGAGGAGGCCTCCCCTCACCAG AGAGGCTCCGGAGAGGGGCATCACCTCAAATCGAAGAGACCCAACCCATGTGCCTACACACCCCCCTCGCTGAAAG CCGTGCAGCGCATTGCCGAGTCGCATCTCCAGTCCATCAGCAACCTGAGTGAGAACCAGGCCTCGGAGGAGGATGAGCTGGGGGAGCTTCGGGAGCTGGGCTACCCAAGAGAGGAAGacgaggaggatgaggaggacgaggaggatgaggaggacgaggaggaagaCAGCCAGGCTGAAATCCTGAAGGGCAGGAGGGTGCCTG ATGGGCAGAAAACTTGTGGCCAGGGTCTGGAGGGACCTTGGGAGCGCCCGCCCCCTCTGGATGAGCCCCCAAGAGATGGAAGCTCCAAGGACCAAGTGGAAGACCTGGCACTAAATG AGCCTGGGGAAGAGCCACAGCGCCCTGCCCACCCTGAGCCTGGCACATAG
- the PPP1R1B gene encoding protein phosphatase 1 regulatory subunit 1B isoform X1, translating into MLFRLSEHSSPEEEASPHQRGSGEGHHLKSKRPNPCAYTPPSLKAVQRIAESHLQSISNLSENQASEEDELGELRELGYPREEDEEDEEDEEDEEDEEEDSQAEILKGRRVPDGQKTCGQGLEGPWERPPPLDEPPRDGSSKDQVEDLALNGPRIQASFSSASTFWKSPPYHSCSPAWVPGRWTSRGCFVAFCLCFDARNAA; encoded by the exons ATGCTGTTCCGGCTCTCAGAGCACTCCTCGCCAG AGGAGGAGGCCTCCCCTCACCAG AGAGGCTCCGGAGAGGGGCATCACCTCAAATCGAAGAGACCCAACCCATGTGCCTACACACCCCCCTCGCTGAAAG CCGTGCAGCGCATTGCCGAGTCGCATCTCCAGTCCATCAGCAACCTGAGTGAGAACCAGGCCTCGGAGGAGGATGAGCTGGGGGAGCTTCGGGAGCTGGGCTACCCAAGAGAGGAAGacgaggaggatgaggaggacgaggaggatgaggaggacgaggaggaagaCAGCCAGGCTGAAATCCTGAAGGGCAGGAGGGTGCCTG ATGGGCAGAAAACTTGTGGCCAGGGTCTGGAGGGACCTTGGGAGCGCCCGCCCCCTCTGGATGAGCCCCCAAGAGATGGAAGCTCCAAGGACCAAGTGGAAGACCTGGCACTAAATG GGCCCAGGATTCAGGCATCCTTCTCCTCAGCTTCAACATTTTGGAAATCTCCCCCTTATCATTCCTGCTCCCCAGCCTGGGTGCCTGGAAGATGGACTAGCAGAGGCTGCTTTGTTGCGTTTTGTTTGTGCTTTGATGCCAGGAATGCCGCCTAG